From a region of the Pseudomonadales bacterium genome:
- the ruvC gene encoding crossover junction endodeoxyribonuclease RuvC codes for MQSPGHGAPATAAVILGVDPGSRVTGFGVIHSTGKRLEYAGSGCIRVADAELPERLRRIFDCLSEIIERYRPTELAIEQVFVARSAGSALKLGQARGAAIVAAARLGLAVFEYSPRSIKQSVVGTGAAGKEQVQHMVCALLGLPAAPQADAADALAVALCHAHTRQGLERLPEARATRRGRVR; via the coding sequence GTGCAGTCGCCCGGGCATGGTGCGCCGGCGACGGCGGCTGTGATTCTCGGGGTGGACCCGGGTTCGCGGGTGACCGGTTTCGGAGTGATCCACAGCACGGGCAAGCGCCTCGAGTATGCCGGCAGCGGCTGTATCCGGGTCGCGGACGCGGAGCTGCCCGAACGCTTGCGACGCATATTCGACTGCCTGAGCGAAATCATCGAACGTTACCGTCCGACCGAACTCGCGATCGAGCAGGTGTTCGTGGCCCGCAGCGCTGGTTCGGCGCTGAAGCTTGGGCAGGCCCGCGGCGCAGCGATCGTCGCCGCAGCACGCCTGGGTCTGGCGGTGTTCGAGTATTCACCACGCAGCATCAAACAATCGGTGGTGGGGACCGGTGCGGCCGGCAAGGAGCAGGTACAGCACATGGTGTGCGCATTGCTCGGTCTGCCTGCGGCACCGCAGGCAGACGCGGCCGATGCGCTGGCTGTGGCGCTGTGCCATGCTCATACGCGCCAGGGCCTGGAGCGTCTGCCCGAGGCGCGTGCGACCCGGCGCGGGCGTGTGCGCTGA
- the ruvA gene encoding Holliday junction branch migration protein RuvA — protein MIGRIRGIIVDKQAPELVIDAAGVGYEVQAPISTLCRLPPVGQEVVLYTHFVVREDAQQLFGFWHRDDRELFRALIRVSGVGPKLALAILSGMDSDEFARCVQRGDASALVRLPGVGKKTAERLMVEMRDVLREWRPESAPGRDGAPASPDIAAVGRNRLVHDAESALVALGYKPSEATRAVAAVLDDTVDASEELIRRALKALGSGR, from the coding sequence ATGATCGGACGGATTCGCGGCATCATCGTCGACAAGCAGGCGCCTGAACTCGTGATCGATGCTGCTGGTGTCGGCTACGAAGTGCAGGCGCCGATCAGCACATTGTGCCGCCTGCCGCCGGTTGGGCAGGAAGTGGTGCTGTACACGCATTTCGTGGTGCGCGAGGACGCACAGCAACTCTTCGGTTTCTGGCATCGTGATGACCGTGAGCTGTTCCGCGCGCTGATTCGTGTCAGTGGGGTGGGGCCCAAGCTGGCGCTGGCGATCCTGTCCGGCATGGACAGCGATGAATTCGCGCGCTGCGTGCAGCGTGGTGATGCCAGCGCACTGGTACGACTGCCTGGTGTAGGCAAGAAGACCGCGGAACGGCTGATGGTCGAGATGCGCGATGTGCTGCGTGAATGGCGGCCGGAATCGGCGCCTGGACGTGACGGAGCGCCGGCGTCGCCGGACATTGCTGCAGTGGGCCGCAACCGGCTGGTACACGATGCCGAGAGTGCGCTGGTCGCGCTTGGCTACAAGCCATCTGAGGCGACACGGGCAGTGGCAGCGGTGCTCGACGACACAGTGGACGCCAGCGAGGAACTGATCCGGCGTGCCCTGAAGGCGCTGGGAAGTGGACGCTGA
- the ruvB gene encoding Holliday junction branch migration DNA helicase RuvB: MIETDRLVGPAGMRQDEVLDRTIRPRMLADYVGQPVVREQMEIFVAAARGRGEALDHTLIFGPPGLGKTTLANIIANEMGVSMKSTSGPVLEKAGDLAAMLTNLEPRDVLFIDEIHRLSPHVEEVLYPAMEDFQLDIMIGEGPAARSIKLDLPQFTLVGATTRAGLLTSPLRDRFGIVQRLEFYSVADLAHIVARSGRLLGFEIDTDGAREIARRSRGTPRIANRLLRRVRDFAEVRHEGRIDAVIADAALDMLSVDQQGFDHMDRRLLLAMIEKFDGGPVGVDSLAAAIGEERGTIEDVLEPFLIQQGYVLRTPRGRMVTRAAYLHFGLQPRGSYAIPDLLDGDAT, translated from the coding sequence ATGATCGAGACCGACCGGCTGGTGGGGCCTGCGGGCATGCGTCAGGACGAGGTGCTGGATCGCACGATCCGGCCGCGCATGCTCGCCGATTATGTGGGGCAACCGGTAGTGCGCGAGCAGATGGAGATCTTCGTCGCCGCTGCACGTGGACGAGGCGAGGCGCTCGATCACACCCTGATCTTCGGTCCGCCCGGCCTGGGCAAGACCACGCTGGCGAACATCATTGCGAATGAAATGGGCGTTTCGATGAAAAGCACATCGGGACCGGTGCTCGAGAAGGCTGGTGACCTTGCAGCGATGCTGACCAACCTCGAACCGCGCGATGTGCTGTTCATCGACGAGATCCACCGGCTCAGTCCGCACGTCGAGGAAGTTCTGTATCCCGCGATGGAGGACTTCCAGCTCGATATCATGATCGGTGAAGGGCCGGCGGCGCGTTCGATCAAGCTCGATTTGCCGCAATTCACGCTGGTCGGTGCGACCACGCGTGCCGGCCTGCTGACCTCGCCCTTGCGCGACCGCTTCGGCATCGTGCAGCGGCTGGAGTTCTACTCGGTTGCCGACCTCGCGCACATCGTCGCACGCTCGGGGCGGCTGCTCGGTTTCGAAATCGACACAGACGGTGCGCGCGAGATCGCACGCCGCTCGCGGGGTACGCCACGGATCGCAAACCGCCTGCTCAGACGCGTACGCGATTTTGCCGAGGTGCGCCACGAAGGGCGCATCGATGCTGTGATTGCCGATGCGGCGCTCGACATGCTGAGCGTCGATCAGCAGGGCTTCGATCACATGGATCGTCGTCTGCTGCTTGCGATGATCGAGAAGTTCGACGGTGGACCGGTTGGTGTCGACAGTCTGGCGGCGGCAATCGGAGAGGAGCGCGGCACCATCGAAGACGTGCTGGAGCCGTTTCTGATCCAGCAGGGCTATGTGCTGCGCACGCCGCGCGGGCGCATGGTGACGCGTGCCGCGTATCTGCACTTCGGGCTGCAGCCGCGCGGCAGTTACGCGATACCCGATCTGCTCGACGGAGACGCAACGTGA
- the ybgC gene encoding tol-pal system-associated acyl-CoA thioesterase, giving the protein MSDELRLPVRVYIEDTDAGGIVFYVNYLKYFERARTEFMRRLGFAKAALLDGEFLFVVHSLEVEYLHAAVLDDQLDACASLREVRGARLQFAQRVLRAGTEICRARVTVACVDGSTRRPRALPPALRMALEAALADTPEKSIHQSTESSR; this is encoded by the coding sequence CTGAGTGACGAGCTGCGGCTGCCGGTGCGTGTCTACATCGAGGATACCGATGCGGGTGGCATCGTGTTCTACGTGAATTACCTGAAGTATTTCGAGCGGGCTCGCACCGAGTTCATGCGCCGACTGGGTTTTGCAAAGGCCGCGTTGCTCGATGGCGAGTTCCTGTTCGTGGTGCACTCGCTCGAGGTCGAGTACCTGCATGCCGCAGTGCTCGACGATCAACTCGACGCGTGTGCCTCGCTGCGTGAGGTGCGCGGTGCGCGGCTGCAGTTCGCTCAACGCGTGCTGCGTGCGGGAACAGAGATCTGTCGCGCGCGGGTGACGGTGGCTTGCGTGGACGGCAGCACACGGCGCCCGCGTGCGTTGCCGCCAGCGCTGCGCATGGCGCTCGAGGCTGCATTGGCAGACACGCCGGAAAAATCGATACATCAGTCAACGGAGAGTTCCAGGTGA
- the tolQ gene encoding protein TolQ: protein MNQELSLWGLVAEASLTVQMVMFILFMASVVSWGMIVQRALLLRRAKKQFTDFEQTFWSGIDLGQLYRDGSSRLEANGQIEGVENLFRAGFKEFTRLRQQAGIESDAIMEGAQRAMRVALSREVEFLERHLPFLATVGSTSPYVGLFGTVWGIMHSFRGLANVHQATLATVAPGISEALVATAMGLFAAIPAVIAYNRYSAQVDSLVANYETFAEEFSSILHRQAHAGRKSA from the coding sequence GTGAACCAGGAATTGTCGCTCTGGGGTCTTGTCGCAGAGGCGAGTCTGACCGTCCAGATGGTCATGTTCATCCTGTTCATGGCATCGGTGGTGTCGTGGGGGATGATCGTGCAGCGTGCACTGCTGCTGCGCCGCGCAAAGAAGCAGTTCACGGACTTCGAGCAGACGTTCTGGTCCGGTATCGATCTCGGACAGCTCTATCGCGACGGCAGTTCCCGTCTCGAGGCCAACGGACAGATCGAAGGAGTGGAGAACCTGTTCAGGGCCGGTTTCAAGGAGTTCACGCGTCTGCGTCAGCAGGCAGGCATCGAATCCGACGCGATCATGGAGGGGGCGCAGCGTGCGATGCGTGTGGCACTTTCGCGTGAGGTCGAGTTCCTCGAGCGCCACCTGCCGTTTCTTGCCACGGTGGGTTCCACCAGTCCGTACGTTGGTTTGTTCGGCACGGTATGGGGGATCATGCACTCGTTTCGCGGGCTGGCCAACGTGCATCAGGCGACGCTCGCGACGGTGGCTCCGGGCATCTCGGAAGCGCTGGTCGCGACCGCAATGGGCCTGTTCGCGGCAATTCCTGCAGTGATTGCCTACAACCGCTACTCCGCGCAGGTCGACAGCCTCGTGGCGAACTACGAGACCTTCGCGGAGGAGTTTTCGAGCATTCTCCATCGCCAGGCGCACGCTGGCAGAAAGAGTGCCTGA
- the tolR gene encoding protein TolR: MSRERRKPMAEINVVPYIDVMLVLLIIFMITAPMLMQGVEVELPDAASEPIENQKDEPLIVSVKADGTYYINLGGSPDRPEQLAVIKDKVGKILKAKPKTPVLVWGDEKVPYGTVVVLMSELQQAGATSVGLVTENP; this comes from the coding sequence ATGTCAAGGGAACGCCGCAAGCCGATGGCAGAGATCAACGTCGTGCCGTACATCGACGTGATGCTCGTGCTGCTGATCATCTTCATGATCACCGCACCGATGCTGATGCAGGGTGTCGAGGTGGAATTGCCGGATGCTGCTTCCGAACCGATCGAGAACCAGAAAGACGAGCCGCTGATCGTGTCGGTGAAGGCTGACGGGACGTACTACATCAACCTCGGCGGCTCACCTGACCGCCCCGAGCAGCTCGCGGTCATCAAGGACAAGGTCGGCAAGATACTCAAGGCCAAGCCGAAGACGCCCGTGCTGGTGTGGGGTGACGAAAAGGTTCCCTATGGCACCGTGGTCGTGCTGATGAGCGAGTTGCAGCAGGCGGGTGCGACGAGCGTCGGGTTGGTGACCGAGAACCCCTGA
- the tolA gene encoding cell envelope integrity protein TolA, which produces MRTLEGYIVPVAVTLVLHAALLAVLTMNWHSTREPLVKPAPRHVKARLVAQEKSSPKSAPKPAAQTPPQRPPEPPKPEPPKPKPEPPKPKPEPPKPKPEPPKPKPEPPKPKPQSKPQVKPEPPKPDPRVQEQARQREQKQREVEQRQRQQRERELALALAAEDALAEGGETSTYEDAIAEAIEDNWSRPPSARRDMQVVLRIQLIPTGEVVGVSVLKSSGDDAFDRSAVNAVNKAARFPEVADAPPQVFERRLRTLQLVFRPEDLRQ; this is translated from the coding sequence ATGCGCACCCTCGAGGGTTACATCGTGCCCGTGGCAGTCACGCTGGTGCTGCATGCAGCGCTGCTGGCTGTGCTCACCATGAATTGGCACTCCACGCGCGAGCCGTTGGTGAAGCCTGCGCCACGGCACGTCAAGGCGCGTCTCGTTGCACAGGAAAAGAGCAGCCCGAAGTCGGCGCCGAAACCCGCGGCCCAGACGCCGCCCCAGCGTCCACCCGAGCCGCCCAAGCCAGAGCCACCGAAGCCCAAGCCAGAGCCACCGAAGCCCAAGCCGGAGCCACCGAAGCCCAAGCCAGAGCCACCGAAGCCCAAGCCGGAACCACCGAAACCGAAGCCGCAATCCAAACCGCAGGTCAAGCCGGAGCCACCCAAACCCGACCCGCGTGTGCAGGAGCAGGCACGCCAGCGCGAGCAGAAGCAACGGGAGGTTGAGCAGCGCCAACGCCAGCAGCGCGAGCGGGAGCTCGCCCTCGCGCTGGCAGCGGAGGATGCCCTGGCCGAGGGGGGTGAAACCAGTACCTATGAAGACGCGATTGCGGAGGCGATCGAGGACAACTGGAGTCGTCCGCCGAGCGCACGTCGCGATATGCAGGTCGTGTTGCGGATACAATTGATCCCTACCGGCGAAGTGGTGGGTGTCAGCGTGCTGAAGAGCAGCGGTGACGACGCGTTCGATCGCAGTGCGGTCAACGCGGTAAACAAGGCGGCACGCTTTCCGGAAGTGGCCGATGCGCCGCCACAGGTGTTCGAACGTCGCCTGCGAACTTTGCAACTTGTGTTCCGACCAGAGGATCTGCGCCAGTGA
- the tolB gene encoding Tol-Pal system protein TolB → MIKRVGVVLLWLLGCAVAHAAELSIEITRGTDNPTSIAVVPLGATPGLLPPTAVDAVVSADLQRSGMFAPMRVSDMIAQPHQQSEVFYTDWRLMNVDYLVVGRMTRDAAGLYRVQFELLDVLRQSVLLQETVNGSENQLRDIAHYIADKVYEKLTGIKGAFSTKIAYVSVAQEGSRQNFRLIKADADGERAQMILESSEPILSPSWSPDAKQLAYVSFEDRRPGIYRQVIATGERQKLTSFPGLNGAPAWSPDGRRMAMVLSKDDNPEIYVMDLATRELTRMTNHFAIDTEPAWMPDGRSIVFTSDRGGRPHIYRVDVVTRELTRLTFEGAYNSRPRPMPDGSGIVYVHRSESNGPFHIALQNFQRNTVRVLTETSYDESPSVAPNGSMIIYATKRLGKGILAVVSVDANVKYFLPSAAREVREPAWSPYMR, encoded by the coding sequence GTGATCAAGCGTGTGGGTGTGGTTTTACTGTGGCTGCTTGGCTGCGCCGTTGCCCATGCGGCGGAATTGAGCATCGAGATCACGCGCGGTACGGACAATCCGACGTCGATCGCGGTTGTACCGCTGGGCGCCACGCCGGGGTTGCTGCCGCCAACTGCGGTCGATGCGGTGGTGTCGGCCGATCTGCAGCGCAGCGGCATGTTTGCCCCGATGAGGGTTTCCGACATGATTGCGCAACCCCATCAGCAGAGCGAGGTGTTCTATACCGATTGGCGCCTGATGAATGTGGACTACCTGGTGGTCGGTCGCATGACGCGCGATGCGGCAGGGCTTTATCGCGTGCAGTTCGAGCTGCTGGACGTGTTGCGTCAGTCGGTGCTGCTGCAGGAGACCGTGAACGGTTCCGAAAACCAGTTGCGCGATATTGCGCACTACATCGCTGACAAGGTCTACGAGAAACTGACCGGTATCAAGGGGGCCTTCTCGACCAAGATCGCCTACGTTTCGGTTGCCCAGGAGGGCAGCCGGCAGAATTTCCGTCTGATCAAGGCCGATGCCGACGGCGAGCGGGCACAGATGATCCTCGAATCTTCCGAGCCGATCCTGTCGCCATCATGGTCGCCGGATGCCAAGCAGCTCGCGTACGTGTCGTTCGAGGACCGCCGCCCGGGAATCTACCGGCAGGTGATCGCAACCGGCGAGCGGCAGAAGCTGACCTCGTTTCCCGGGCTGAACGGCGCGCCCGCCTGGTCGCCCGACGGGCGGCGCATGGCCATGGTGCTGTCGAAGGACGACAACCCCGAGATCTACGTGATGGATCTGGCGACGCGTGAACTCACGCGCATGACGAATCACTTCGCGATCGATACCGAACCGGCGTGGATGCCCGACGGACGCTCGATCGTGTTCACATCGGATCGCGGCGGACGGCCGCATATCTACCGTGTCGATGTCGTGACGCGTGAACTGACGCGGCTGACCTTCGAGGGCGCCTACAATTCGCGTCCGCGACCGATGCCGGATGGTTCCGGGATCGTCTACGTGCACCGCAGCGAATCGAACGGGCCGTTTCACATTGCATTGCAGAATTTTCAGCGCAATACGGTGCGCGTGCTGACCGAGACCAGTTACGACGAATCCCCGAGCGTCGCGCCGAACGGCAGCATGATTATTTACGCGACGAAGCGACTGGGTAAAGGTATACTCGCCGTCGTGTCGGTGGACGCGAATGTCAAGTATTTCTTGCCGTCGGCGGCGCGCGAAGTGCGCGAGCCGGCGTGGTCCCCGTACATGCGTTGA
- the pal gene encoding peptidoglycan-associated lipoprotein Pal, with product MAACSGNKGAGGGSATSDMPDGTAVGDGGATSVGVGSDGGLSPEEMAARGLGGLQTVFYFDFDQSALSPETRAALDAQANALRNQRGVVRLEGHADERGSREYNLALGERRAKAIANYLILQGIDRSRIEAVSYGEERPAALGQDEASWARNRRVELR from the coding sequence ATGGCGGCCTGCAGTGGCAACAAGGGTGCGGGTGGCGGGAGTGCGACGTCGGACATGCCGGACGGCACGGCGGTAGGCGACGGTGGTGCGACCTCGGTCGGTGTGGGTTCGGATGGGGGATTGTCGCCGGAGGAAATGGCCGCGCGTGGCCTGGGTGGCTTGCAGACCGTGTTCTATTTCGACTTCGACCAATCGGCGCTTTCGCCCGAGACGCGCGCAGCACTCGATGCGCAGGCGAACGCGCTGCGCAACCAACGCGGCGTGGTTCGCCTCGAAGGCCATGCAGATGAGCGCGGTTCGCGCGAGTACAACCTCGCGCTCGGTGAGCGTCGCGCAAAGGCGATTGCCAACTACCTGATCCTGCAGGGGATCGACCGTAGTCGGATCGAGGCCGTGAGCTATGGTGAGGAGCGTCCGGCCGCACTCGGTCAGGACGAGGCGTCCTGGGCGCGCAATCGGCGTGTGGAGTTGCGCTGA
- the ybgF gene encoding tol-pal system protein YbgF, producing MRGIVVLAAMLVAAPLAVAQVEVVEPGGAGAARHGGPAQQRSARTPAQPVAASGELFYQLQLLQDEVMKLRGIVEEQGEQLRQLKQQRLDDYISLDRRISSMGGGSVPPAQDASGPAAPGPSASEAPIDASAAPVPPAAPPRAAASAQEEQAYRDAYALIQARKFPEARTAFNAFVGQYPAGNYAGNAHYWLGELYLLEGDSERARKHFETLLAQFGDNRRVPDAMFKLGRIYHQNGDTARARDMLDRVINEYAGADSTAPQQAREYLQQNF from the coding sequence ATGCGCGGAATCGTCGTTCTGGCCGCGATGCTCGTCGCCGCACCGCTGGCAGTCGCACAAGTCGAGGTGGTCGAACCCGGTGGTGCCGGAGCAGCCCGCCACGGCGGACCCGCACAGCAGCGTTCTGCCCGCACTCCGGCGCAACCGGTGGCGGCCAGTGGTGAGCTGTTCTATCAGCTCCAGTTGCTGCAGGACGAGGTGATGAAGTTGCGTGGCATCGTCGAGGAGCAGGGTGAGCAGTTGCGCCAGCTCAAGCAACAGCGGCTCGACGACTACATCAGCCTGGATCGACGCATCAGCAGCATGGGTGGCGGCAGCGTGCCGCCGGCGCAGGACGCCTCGGGTCCTGCTGCTCCGGGACCGAGCGCGTCCGAAGCGCCCATCGATGCGTCGGCGGCACCAGTGCCGCCGGCAGCACCACCACGTGCTGCCGCATCGGCACAGGAGGAGCAGGCCTATCGTGATGCCTATGCGTTGATCCAGGCGCGCAAGTTTCCTGAGGCTCGGACGGCATTCAATGCCTTCGTCGGTCAGTACCCGGCTGGCAACTATGCCGGCAATGCGCATTACTGGCTCGGCGAACTGTACCTGCTCGAAGGCGACAGCGAGCGCGCCAGAAAACATTTCGAAACCTTGCTGGCGCAGTTTGGTGACAACCGGCGGGTTCCCGATGCGATGTTCAAACTCGGCCGCATCTATCACCAGAACGGCGATACCGCGCGTGCGCGGGACATGCTCGACCGTGTGATCAACGAGTACGCGGGTGCGGACAGCACTGCGCCGCAGCAGGCGCGCGAGTATCTGCAGCAGAATTTCTGA
- a CDS encoding DUF4102 domain-containing protein: MPLNDAQIRNAKPTERACRLSDGGGMFLEVSPSGARYWRLSYRVGVKQETLALGVYPAVSLRDQNLDFPWGFVVATTR, from the coding sequence ATGCCGCTGAATGACGCGCAAATCCGCAACGCCAAGCCGACGGAAAGGGCTTGCCGCCTGAGCGACGGGGGCGGAATGTTCCTCGAAGTGTCGCCATCAGGCGCGAGGTACTGGCGGCTGTCCTATCGTGTCGGCGTCAAGCAAGAGACGCTGGCGCTCGGCGTCTATCCTGCCGTGAGCCTACGCGATCAAAACCTGGATTTCCCCTGGGGTTTTGTCGTCGCTACGACGCGTTGA
- a CDS encoding phosphotransferase has product MTVASTAAAPVSEFQCWWDRQGQWVEPENIRRGGNSGVQLLMQDDPRLPPLYCKRQTGHIYRSLRHPCGQPTILRELQAYEAIARLGIQVPRVVFGGARKHQGQWQALLITEALSGFVSLDHWYAGAPAATLNQAILRQLAASLARLHHARWQHGCCYPKHIFVKAETLLTGDAVAEVALLDLEKCRHRLRVANASSRDMAQLARHWGAIPAADLDFLHRSYATAFNAS; this is encoded by the coding sequence ATGACTGTAGCGAGCACTGCTGCCGCGCCGGTAAGCGAATTCCAATGCTGGTGGGACCGGCAGGGGCAGTGGGTCGAACCCGAGAACATTCGTCGTGGCGGCAACAGCGGCGTGCAGTTGCTGATGCAGGATGACCCTCGCCTGCCGCCGCTGTACTGCAAGCGTCAGACCGGACACATTTACCGCAGCCTGCGCCACCCCTGCGGGCAGCCTACCATTCTGCGTGAACTGCAGGCCTACGAGGCGATCGCACGCCTGGGGATCCAGGTGCCGCGCGTGGTCTTTGGTGGTGCTCGCAAGCACCAGGGTCAGTGGCAGGCATTGCTCATCACCGAAGCACTCAGCGGCTTCGTCAGCCTGGATCATTGGTACGCCGGTGCTCCTGCAGCCACGCTCAATCAGGCGATTCTGCGCCAGCTTGCGGCAAGCCTGGCCCGCCTGCACCACGCACGCTGGCAGCACGGCTGCTGCTACCCCAAACACATCTTCGTCAAGGCGGAAACACTGCTCACCGGCGATGCCGTGGCCGAGGTGGCTCTGCTGGATCTGGAAAAGTGCCGGCACCGCCTGCGCGTCGCAAACGCATCTTCGCGTGACATGGCCCAGCTTGCCCGTCATTGGGGAGCCATCCCCGCTGCCGATCTGGATTTTCTGCACCGCAGCTATGCGACGGCCTTCAACGCGTCGTAG
- a CDS encoding class I SAM-dependent methyltransferase, with the protein MPKQNVIELDFSRKYDREHARQYLHKHQDGLARRLSNWRDVQLARRALKIAGEPSLVLDLPCGAGRFWPLLCEQPNRVVFAADNSADMLATAQAAHPPEVTSRVHAFQTSAFAIDLDDEAVDCVFCIRLLHHVEAPANRLTILREFHRVSRDTAIVSLWVDGNYKAWKRRRLEQRRAARKSDAANLNRFIVSRRVIEQEFAQAGFDILARLDFLPRYAMWRTYVLRKTN; encoded by the coding sequence ATGCCAAAACAGAACGTCATCGAACTCGATTTTTCGCGCAAATACGATCGTGAACACGCACGACAGTATCTGCACAAGCATCAGGATGGACTCGCGCGCCGCCTCTCGAACTGGCGCGACGTGCAGCTTGCGCGACGCGCGCTGAAGATTGCCGGTGAGCCCAGCCTGGTTCTGGACCTTCCCTGCGGCGCCGGGCGCTTCTGGCCCTTGTTGTGCGAGCAGCCGAACCGGGTCGTATTCGCCGCCGACAACTCCGCGGACATGCTGGCCACGGCACAGGCCGCCCACCCGCCGGAAGTAACGTCACGAGTACACGCATTCCAGACTTCGGCGTTCGCCATCGACCTCGATGACGAGGCTGTGGACTGCGTGTTCTGCATCCGGCTGTTGCACCACGTCGAAGCACCGGCCAACCGGCTGACCATCCTGCGCGAATTCCACCGTGTCAGTCGCGATACCGCGATCGTGTCGTTATGGGTGGACGGCAACTACAAGGCGTGGAAACGTCGCCGCCTCGAGCAGCGTCGTGCAGCACGCAAATCGGATGCCGCAAACCTGAACCGATTCATCGTGTCGCGCAGGGTGATCGAACAGGAGTTTGCGCAAGCCGGCTTTGATATCCTCGCGCGGCTGGACTTCCTGCCACGGTATGCGATGTGGCGAACCTACGTGCTGCGCAAGACGAACTGA
- a CDS encoding HAMP domain-containing histidine kinase produces the protein MTRPRQPFARRLLVAFVLMTAAVSGMFSLGIVAVVHFVEAHLVSRELGRDLDDVLQQDIRQGRPPRHDADTQFFSSELDGYAIPAYLQGLKEGFTEVEHGDDAYYAYTRVIDGHTYMLLEEQNEFERREDTLFMAVLVGFVLSVLSAWGLGYMMARKVMAPVIRLASQVRHRDQLHAAAPPLAPEYANDEIGQLAAAFDSTLDRIRQMLERERLFAADASHELRTPLMIMASSCELLAEAPLGQREHEQVSRIARAVEEMRELVETFMQLARDKNNGTTFARTARLDTVAAEEVRRWGELIRAKGLDFEFIEEGKDDTLYNATLLRSVIGNLLRNALHYTEQGYVHLVLEYGAFRVEDSGSGIPSADQTRIFEPFVRGSRTRGDGLGLGLSLVKRICTRQDWEISVHSDPGGGSCFRVSMGNRS, from the coding sequence ATGACCAGGCCTAGACAGCCTTTTGCGCGCCGCCTTCTGGTGGCGTTCGTGCTCATGACGGCGGCCGTGAGCGGGATGTTCTCGCTCGGCATCGTTGCCGTGGTCCACTTCGTCGAAGCACACCTGGTATCCCGTGAGCTTGGCCGCGATCTCGACGACGTGCTGCAGCAGGACATCCGCCAGGGACGCCCGCCACGACACGATGCCGACACGCAATTCTTCTCTTCCGAACTCGATGGATACGCGATTCCGGCATATCTGCAGGGCTTGAAGGAGGGGTTCACCGAAGTCGAGCATGGAGACGATGCGTACTACGCGTACACCCGGGTCATCGATGGCCACACGTATATGCTGCTGGAGGAGCAAAACGAATTCGAGCGGCGTGAGGACACCCTTTTCATGGCCGTACTCGTGGGCTTCGTGCTGTCGGTCCTGAGCGCCTGGGGACTGGGTTACATGATGGCGCGAAAGGTCATGGCTCCGGTCATCCGGCTGGCGTCACAGGTGCGCCATCGCGACCAGCTTCACGCCGCCGCACCCCCGCTCGCCCCCGAGTATGCGAATGACGAAATCGGCCAACTGGCTGCCGCGTTTGACAGCACGCTGGACCGGATCCGCCAGATGCTGGAACGTGAGCGCCTGTTTGCTGCCGACGCCAGCCACGAGTTGCGCACACCGCTGATGATCATGGCCAGTTCCTGCGAACTGCTGGCCGAAGCGCCACTGGGCCAACGCGAACACGAACAGGTATCGCGCATCGCCCGTGCCGTCGAGGAAATGCGTGAACTGGTGGAAACCTTCATGCAATTGGCACGCGACAAGAACAACGGGACGACTTTTGCCCGCACTGCCCGGCTGGACACGGTGGCGGCAGAGGAAGTAAGACGCTGGGGCGAGCTGATACGGGCGAAGGGACTCGACTTCGAGTTCATCGAGGAAGGAAAGGACGACACGCTGTACAACGCCACGCTGCTGCGCAGCGTGATCGGAAACCTGCTGCGCAACGCCTTGCACTACACCGAACAGGGCTACGTGCACCTGGTACTGGAATACGGTGCGTTCCGCGTCGAGGACAGCGGCAGCGGAATTCCATCAGCCGATCAGACGAGAATTTTCGAGCCCTTCGTGCGTGGTTCCAGGACACGCGGAGACGGGCTGGGTCTCGGGTTGTCACTGGTCAAGCGCATCTGCACCCGGCAGGACTGGGAAATCAGCGTACACAGCGATCCGGGCGGCGGAAGCTGTTTCAGGGTATCGATGGGCAATCGATCTTGA